In Synechocystis sp. PCC 6714, the following are encoded in one genomic region:
- a CDS encoding serine/threonine phosphatase yields the protein MLICPQCSAENPNRNSICQKCGASLKEHPCGQCGETVQYGEAYCPHCGAIAGRVLTVLVKVPVAVGPDGEPEQEFAPQHIKLYENCIDVGQRYQLLAPGEESTFTIDDPGNGDQITFHSRVVDCQPLQPSVLKVLLSQQGEFLAQWPQMSNGEIIAKDIWSSLNLPKEIIPYFRFPELVPKIPEVYDAWCDGDHSFLLLEDRSEWDLLVDILHDQGDSLPGLEIVFWINQLFQLWHQLAPAGWARSLLLEQNLRVDEDQNIALAQIYSDCHTEVSLEEFGHLLHGYFSPVPSAGEELLAILEKAAQGQYQNMDDLFTEIEDLVITVEEETEDFTVHEVDFEQIPEEVFAAIESSENSLSRDEGNPGSNPITMPDVNVFDSEEVDDIPTAVLPMQLISLVDAGYTDRGSHRQHNEDFFGIATSVETHRNNHGKTIRAQGIYVVCDGMGGHAAGEVASQMGVKSLLEYFQIVMASKFPDKNTIAEGISLANQKIYEVNQSNSSSGSGRMGTTLVMMLVKDTTMAIAHVGDSRIYRVTRKNGLEQLTVDHEVGQQAILNGLEPEVAYARPDAYQLTQALGPHSSSYVQPDVKISEIEEDCLILLCSDGISDNDFVEEHWQELLLPYVSSGQDVDRGLRKLMEAANEYNGHDNLTGLLVRLKVRPQIPLDVW from the coding sequence ATGTTAATTTGTCCCCAATGCTCCGCCGAAAATCCTAACCGTAACAGCATTTGCCAAAAGTGCGGTGCATCCCTAAAGGAACATCCCTGTGGGCAATGTGGAGAGACGGTACAGTACGGAGAGGCCTATTGTCCTCACTGTGGGGCGATCGCCGGCCGGGTGCTAACGGTGTTGGTTAAGGTACCGGTGGCGGTGGGACCAGACGGAGAACCGGAGCAGGAATTTGCCCCCCAACATATTAAGCTGTACGAAAATTGCATTGATGTAGGACAAAGATATCAGTTGCTGGCACCAGGGGAAGAAAGTACCTTTACCATTGATGACCCTGGCAATGGAGACCAGATTACCTTCCACAGTAGGGTGGTAGATTGCCAACCCCTACAACCGTCAGTTCTAAAAGTGTTGCTTTCCCAACAGGGGGAATTTTTAGCCCAGTGGCCCCAAATGTCCAATGGGGAAATTATTGCCAAGGACATCTGGTCCAGCCTAAATTTACCCAAGGAAATTATTCCCTATTTCCGTTTCCCTGAATTGGTGCCCAAAATTCCCGAAGTCTATGATGCTTGGTGTGATGGAGACCATAGTTTTCTCTTGTTAGAGGATCGCTCCGAATGGGATTTGTTAGTAGACATTTTGCATGACCAGGGTGATTCTCTACCGGGGTTGGAAATTGTCTTTTGGATTAATCAACTCTTCCAACTTTGGCATCAGTTGGCCCCCGCGGGTTGGGCGCGGAGTTTGTTACTAGAGCAAAATCTCCGGGTGGATGAAGACCAAAATATTGCCTTGGCACAGATTTATAGCGATTGCCATACCGAAGTTTCCCTAGAGGAATTTGGCCATTTGTTGCACGGATATTTCAGTCCGGTGCCTTCCGCTGGGGAAGAACTGCTGGCCATATTGGAAAAAGCCGCCCAGGGTCAGTATCAAAATATGGACGATTTATTTACGGAAATTGAAGATTTAGTAATTACCGTAGAGGAAGAAACGGAAGATTTCACTGTCCATGAAGTGGATTTTGAGCAGATACCAGAGGAAGTGTTTGCGGCGATCGAAAGTAGCGAAAATAGTCTATCGAGGGATGAAGGAAACCCCGGCAGTAACCCAATAACCATGCCCGATGTCAATGTATTTGACTCGGAGGAAGTGGATGACATACCCACCGCCGTACTCCCCATGCAGTTAATTAGCTTGGTGGATGCGGGCTACACCGACCGGGGTAGTCACCGGCAACATAATGAAGACTTTTTTGGCATTGCCACTAGTGTGGAAACCCACCGCAATAACCACGGTAAAACCATTAGGGCCCAGGGGATTTATGTGGTCTGCGATGGCATGGGGGGCCATGCCGCCGGAGAAGTGGCCAGTCAAATGGGGGTGAAAAGTCTGCTGGAATATTTTCAGATTGTTATGGCCAGCAAGTTCCCCGATAAAAACACCATTGCTGAGGGCATTAGTTTAGCCAACCAAAAAATTTATGAGGTTAATCAAAGTAATTCCAGTTCCGGTAGTGGCCGCATGGGCACCACTTTGGTGATGATGTTAGTCAAAGACACTACCATGGCGATCGCCCACGTGGGGGACAGTCGTATTTACCGGGTCACCCGCAAGAATGGTTTGGAGCAACTGACGGTGGACCATGAAGTGGGTCAACAGGCTATCCTCAACGGTTTGGAGCCGGAGGTGGCCTATGCCCGCCCCGATGCCTATCAATTAACCCAGGCTCTGGGGCCCCACAGTAGCAGTTATGTCCAGCCAGATGTAAAAATTTCAGAAATCGAAGAAGATTGTCTTATTCTGCTCTGTTCCGATGGCATTTCCGACAATGATTTCGTTGAAGAACATTGGCAAGAATTATTGTTGCCCTATGTTAGCTCCGGTCAAGATGTGGATCGGGGACTAAGGAAATTAATGGAAGCGGCCAACGAGTACAACGGCCACGATAATTTAACCGGCTTGTTAGTGCGGCTTAAAGTTCGTCCACAAATTCCGTTGGATGTCTGGTAG
- the lhgO gene encoding L-2-hydroxyglutarate oxidase — translation MASYDITIIGGGIVGLATGLFIGRRFPQYKLLILEKEDGPAHHQTGHNSGVIHSGIYYKPGSFKAQFTKAGNQSMVQFCQEHELPHEVCGKVIVATKPAELPLLENLFNRGQANGLSVKKLTFDQVREYEPHVQCLGGIYVPTSGIVNYKLVCQKYAELIQAQGGEIKFNHRVHQIETRTDGHSLQTNQGDFFSRFLINCGGLQSDRLAKMAGIKPEAKIVPFRGEYYELKPEKRYLVKGLIYPVPNPAFPFLGVHFTRMIDGSIHAGPNAVLSLKREGYEKTDFNWADFTEVMTYPGFWRLVGKHWQEGLQEIIRSFSKAAFVRSLQELIPEVTENDIVPNPAGVRAQALKNDGALVEDFLIAPGPNSLQVLNAPSPAATASLEIGKAIAAQVQKYF, via the coding sequence ATGGCTTCCTATGACATCACAATTATCGGCGGTGGCATTGTTGGCTTGGCCACGGGGCTGTTTATTGGTCGCCGTTTTCCCCAATATAAACTATTAATTTTGGAAAAAGAGGACGGGCCTGCCCATCACCAAACTGGGCATAATAGTGGCGTAATTCATTCTGGCATTTACTACAAACCAGGGAGTTTTAAGGCCCAGTTCACCAAAGCTGGGAACCAAAGCATGGTGCAATTTTGCCAAGAACACGAACTACCCCATGAAGTTTGCGGCAAAGTAATTGTTGCTACTAAACCAGCGGAACTCCCCCTCTTAGAAAACTTGTTTAATCGTGGCCAAGCCAATGGCCTAAGTGTCAAAAAACTAACCTTTGATCAAGTTAGGGAATATGAACCCCATGTGCAATGCTTAGGGGGAATTTATGTGCCCACTTCCGGCATCGTTAACTATAAACTAGTTTGTCAAAAGTACGCCGAATTAATTCAAGCCCAGGGGGGAGAAATTAAGTTTAATCATCGGGTTCATCAGATTGAAACTCGAACCGATGGCCATAGTTTACAAACAAATCAAGGAGATTTTTTCAGTCGTTTCTTGATTAATTGCGGTGGTCTGCAGAGTGATCGCCTGGCCAAAATGGCGGGCATTAAACCCGAAGCAAAAATTGTTCCTTTTCGGGGGGAATATTATGAACTAAAGCCGGAAAAAAGATATTTAGTTAAAGGCCTAATTTACCCGGTACCCAACCCGGCATTTCCCTTTCTGGGGGTGCATTTCACCCGTATGATTGATGGCAGTATCCACGCTGGGCCCAATGCAGTACTAAGTTTGAAACGCGAAGGTTACGAGAAAACGGATTTTAATTGGGCAGATTTCACTGAAGTAATGACCTATCCTGGCTTTTGGAGATTAGTGGGTAAGCACTGGCAAGAAGGTTTACAAGAAATTATCCGCTCCTTTAGCAAGGCGGCGTTTGTCCGGAGTTTACAGGAATTAATCCCGGAGGTAACGGAGAATGATATTGTTCCCAATCCCGCCGGAGTCCGAGCCCAAGCTTTGAAAAATGACGGGGCTTTGGTAGAGGATTTTTTAATCGCCCCTGGCCCTAATTCCCTCCAGGTACTCAACGCCCCTTCCCCTGCGGCCACTGCTTCTTTAGAAATTGGCAAGGCGATCGCCGCCCAAGTGCAAAAGTATTTCTAG
- a CDS encoding CHAT domain-containing protein: MVFSIHNISPHKYPGDRQSFSKSLLNKLMVVGMGLALASFAVAPAFSQTLSEKIVAMEKAREREFAGYFGQSFGEVTQTPEEIAQTLQKIGQETGTKPAVLWIIPEKDFLHLVLVTPDLAPIVVDLYDVPEAVLRPVVAAFQQELKFSQTVTRRTAAQQLYQWIIAPYAETLQAQGIDTLLFCLGNGVRGLPMAALFDGQEFLLEKYSLTNIPAFNLINSDYKPLQPGNILAMGASEFANQSPLPAVPLELDNVIWAMAINRPTEDRWQGDTFLNQDFTIDRLQTELAEKRPSIVHLATHSYFRSGKPANSYIEFWDDRLKLDKVSKINWRSPALELLVLSACQTALGDDEAELGFAGLALKAGVKSVVASFWNVDDGATLVLMSEFYRQLGQTPTKAEALRQAQLKMLRGELVADLEQSGLSRGAIAVPPSLVNLGQADFSAPYYWASFTMLSSPW; this comes from the coding sequence ATGGTCTTTTCCATACACAACATTTCTCCGCACAAATACCCTGGCGATCGCCAGAGTTTCTCCAAGTCTCTGCTGAATAAACTGATGGTGGTGGGTATGGGCTTAGCCCTCGCTAGTTTCGCCGTGGCGCCGGCTTTCAGCCAAACCTTAAGTGAAAAGATCGTGGCCATGGAAAAAGCTCGGGAAAGGGAATTTGCCGGCTATTTTGGCCAAAGCTTTGGTGAAGTGACCCAAACCCCCGAAGAAATTGCCCAAACCCTGCAAAAAATTGGCCAGGAAACAGGGACAAAACCGGCGGTGCTATGGATAATCCCCGAAAAGGATTTTTTACATTTAGTCCTGGTGACCCCGGACTTGGCTCCCATTGTGGTGGATCTGTATGATGTGCCAGAGGCAGTGTTAAGACCAGTGGTGGCCGCTTTCCAGCAGGAATTAAAGTTTTCTCAAACTGTTACTCGACGCACAGCAGCCCAGCAACTTTATCAATGGATCATTGCTCCCTACGCTGAAACTTTGCAAGCCCAAGGCATTGATACCCTGCTTTTCTGTTTAGGTAATGGGGTCCGGGGTTTACCCATGGCGGCCCTGTTTGACGGCCAGGAGTTTTTGCTAGAAAAATACAGCCTAACTAATATCCCCGCTTTCAACTTAATTAATAGTGACTATAAACCGCTCCAACCCGGCAATATTTTGGCCATGGGAGCTTCGGAATTTGCTAACCAGAGTCCACTGCCGGCCGTTCCCCTAGAATTGGACAATGTCATTTGGGCCATGGCTATCAATCGTCCAACGGAAGACCGTTGGCAGGGGGATACTTTTCTCAACCAAGATTTCACTATTGATCGCCTCCAGACTGAATTGGCAGAAAAACGTCCCAGTATTGTCCATTTAGCCACCCATTCCTATTTTCGTTCCGGTAAACCAGCCAATTCCTACATCGAATTTTGGGATGACAGGTTAAAGCTAGATAAGGTCAGTAAAATTAATTGGCGTTCCCCTGCGCTGGAATTACTGGTGCTCAGTGCCTGTCAAACAGCCCTAGGGGACGATGAAGCGGAATTAGGTTTTGCTGGTTTAGCGCTCAAAGCGGGGGTCAAATCCGTAGTAGCCAGCTTTTGGAATGTGGACGATGGTGCCACTCTAGTATTAATGAGTGAGTTTTACAGACAATTGGGACAAACCCCCACCAAAGCGGAAGCCCTACGCCAAGCCCAACTGAAAATGCTCCGGGGCGAATTAGTGGCCGACTTAGAACAATCGGGCCTTTCTCGGGGGGCGATCGCCGTTCCCCCATCCCTAGTCAATCTAGGGCAGGCGGATTTTTCCGCTCCCTACTATTGGGCCTCTTTTACCATGCTGAGTAGTCCTTGGTAA
- a CDS encoding R3H domain-containing nucleic acid-binding protein has product MSELSLAHQDYPVDDLEQLLSILPKPIQAIIAEHPQRQQLVEVVMDLGRLPEARFPGAAVYLGHEPIAKEDLQYAIDRVGLFSSDNRAGIERTLHRISAIRNRTNDIIGLTCRVGRAVFGTINLIQDLVETGESLLLLGRPGVGKTTALREIARVLADDLHKRVVIIDTSNEIAGDGDIPHPAIGRARRMQVARPELQHQVMIEAVENHMPEVIVIDEIGTELEALAARTIAERGVQLVGTAHGNRLENLIKNPTLSDLVGGIQAVTLGDDEARRRGSQKTVLERKAPPTFSMAVEMLERQKWTIHRDVAQTIDNLLRGRAPVEQLRYMNEDGELQIETVEAQPQERTPQPPPYFSLGLVDNRPLPSRPTGLRSTGRMKPQAPLHANADQVRDFERLLEQSWQQWEGEDEPKVRVPGPNGEDLPVYVYPYGVGRSQLDQVIEILQLPVAVTKDLHQADAVLALRSHVKGNQKLRQMAKGIQIPIYGVKSNTIPQISRALKRILGMDEPHKAEAADLRLFTRSGSNDELEALEEARLAVEQIVIPTGQPVELLPRSPHVRKMQHELVEHYRLQSDSFGDEPNRRLRIYPA; this is encoded by the coding sequence ATGTCGGAACTTAGCCTGGCCCATCAGGATTACCCCGTTGACGACCTCGAACAATTATTAAGTATTCTGCCTAAACCCATTCAAGCCATCATTGCCGAACACCCCCAGCGGCAACAGTTAGTGGAAGTGGTGATGGACCTGGGACGATTACCGGAAGCCCGTTTTCCCGGCGCCGCTGTCTATTTGGGCCATGAACCGATCGCCAAAGAGGATTTGCAGTATGCCATTGACCGAGTGGGACTGTTTAGCAGTGATAACCGGGCCGGTATCGAAAGAACTCTGCACCGCATCAGCGCTATCCGTAACCGCACCAATGACATTATTGGTTTGACCTGTCGGGTGGGTCGAGCGGTGTTTGGCACTATTAATTTAATTCAAGACCTGGTGGAAACGGGAGAATCCCTACTGCTACTGGGGCGGCCCGGGGTGGGAAAAACTACTGCTCTACGGGAAATTGCCCGGGTGCTGGCGGATGATTTGCATAAACGGGTCGTGATCATTGATACCTCCAACGAAATTGCCGGGGACGGTGATATTCCCCATCCGGCGATCGGTCGAGCCCGGAGAATGCAGGTGGCCAGGCCCGAATTACAACATCAGGTGATGATCGAGGCGGTGGAAAACCATATGCCGGAAGTGATTGTCATTGACGAAATTGGTACGGAATTGGAAGCCTTGGCCGCCCGCACCATTGCGGAACGGGGAGTGCAGTTAGTCGGCACCGCCCATGGTAACCGTCTAGAAAATTTGATTAAAAATCCCACCCTTTCAGACTTAGTGGGGGGTATCCAAGCCGTCACCTTGGGAGATGACGAAGCCCGGCGGCGGGGTTCCCAAAAAACAGTGCTGGAAAGGAAAGCTCCTCCAACTTTTTCCATGGCGGTGGAAATGCTGGAGCGGCAAAAATGGACTATCCATAGGGATGTGGCCCAAACCATTGATAACCTGCTGCGGGGCCGTGCTCCGGTGGAACAATTGCGGTACATGAACGAGGACGGGGAATTACAAATCGAAACGGTGGAAGCCCAACCCCAGGAAAGAACGCCCCAACCGCCCCCCTATTTCTCCCTGGGCTTGGTGGATAATCGCCCGTTGCCTAGCAGACCCACTGGTTTACGCTCCACTGGGCGAATGAAGCCCCAAGCCCCCCTCCACGCCAACGCTGATCAGGTGCGGGATTTTGAACGGTTATTGGAACAGTCCTGGCAACAGTGGGAAGGGGAGGATGAACCAAAAGTCCGGGTGCCGGGGCCCAACGGGGAAGATTTACCGGTATATGTTTACCCCTACGGTGTCGGGCGATCGCAATTGGATCAGGTAATCGAAATTTTGCAACTACCGGTGGCGGTCACCAAGGATTTGCACCAGGCGGATGCAGTCTTAGCCCTGCGTTCCCACGTCAAGGGTAATCAAAAATTACGACAGATGGCTAAGGGCATTCAAATTCCCATCTATGGTGTTAAATCCAACACCATTCCCCAAATTAGCCGGGCCCTGAAACGAATTCTGGGCATGGACGAACCTCATAAGGCCGAAGCGGCGGATCTGCGTTTGTTTACCCGCAGTGGCAGTAACGATGAGTTGGAAGCGCTGGAGGAAGCACGCTTAGCGGTGGAGCAGATTGTCATTCCCACAGGGCAACCGGTGGAATTACTGCCCCGATCGCCCCATGTGCGGAAGATGCAACACGAGCTGGTGGAGCATTACCGTTTGCAATCCGATAGTTTTGGGGATGAGCCGAACCGTCGCCTAAGGATTTATCCCGCTTAG
- a CDS encoding thiamine phosphate synthase: MQKSSPTAIARILDANLNRAREGLRTVEEWCRFGVNHQHLAEECKQLRQALAPWHQDDLRAARDTPNDVGTQLTHPQEAQRTDVRALLQANLCRVEEALRVLEEYGKLRDPAMGACCKQLRYRVYTLESQLLGGKLLQRLRQCSLYLVTSPQENLLATVEAALQGGLKLVQYRDKDTEDELRWQRARDLRQLCRQYEALFLVNDRVDLALAVNADGVHLGQQDLPIAVARQLLGPDKIIGRSTTNPGEMAKAIAEGADYIGVGPVYATPTKAGKRPAGLEYVQYAATSSPVPWFAIGGIDGSNLAEVMEAGATQVAIVRAIMEATNPTRATAQLLTQLSGINP; the protein is encoded by the coding sequence ATGCAAAAATCTTCCCCTACGGCGATCGCCAGAATTTTGGATGCCAATTTGAACCGAGCCCGGGAAGGGTTGCGGACGGTGGAGGAATGGTGTCGTTTTGGGGTGAACCATCAGCATTTAGCAGAGGAATGTAAACAACTGCGGCAAGCTCTGGCTCCTTGGCACCAGGATGATCTGCGAGCTGCCCGAGACACGCCTAATGATGTGGGCACCCAGTTAACCCATCCCCAGGAAGCTCAGCGCACTGATGTGCGAGCTCTGTTACAAGCAAATCTCTGTCGGGTAGAAGAGGCGTTAAGGGTACTGGAGGAGTACGGTAAACTGCGAGATCCGGCCATGGGAGCCTGTTGTAAGCAGTTGCGGTATCGGGTTTATACCTTGGAAAGTCAATTGCTGGGGGGCAAATTACTACAAAGGCTGAGACAATGCTCCCTTTACCTAGTCACTTCTCCCCAGGAAAATCTGCTAGCAACGGTGGAAGCTGCCCTCCAAGGAGGATTAAAGTTAGTCCAGTACCGGGATAAAGATACGGAGGATGAGTTACGGTGGCAAAGGGCTAGGGATTTACGGCAGTTGTGCCGGCAATATGAAGCGCTGTTTCTAGTCAACGACCGGGTGGATCTGGCCCTGGCAGTCAATGCCGATGGAGTGCATTTGGGACAACAGGACCTACCCATTGCGGTGGCCCGTCAGCTACTGGGGCCCGATAAAATCATTGGCCGCTCTACCACTAACCCGGGGGAAATGGCCAAGGCGATTGCCGAAGGGGCAGATTACATTGGTGTTGGCCCCGTATATGCCACCCCCACTAAAGCTGGGAAACGGCCCGCTGGTTTGGAATATGTGCAGTATGCGGCCACCAGCTCTCCGGTGCCCTGGTTTGCCATTGGCGGCATTGATGGGTCAAATCTCGCAGAAGTTATGGAAGCCGGTGCAACCCAAGTGGCGATCGTCCGGGCCATCATGGAGGCCACCAATCCTACCCGGGCCACAGCCCAATTGTTAACCCAACTAAGCGGGATAAATCCTTAG
- the btpA gene encoding photosystem I biogenesis protein BtpA, with product MDLFQTFQTHNPVIGVVHLLPLPTSARWGGNLTAVIERAEQEATALAAGGVDGIIVENFFDAPFPKQKVDPAVVSAMTLIVDRLQNLVVAPVGINVLRNDAHSALAIASCVGAKFIRVNVLTGVMATDQGLIEGNAHELLRYRRELGSDVAILADVLVKHARPLGTPNLTTAVTDTIERGLADGIILSGWATGSPPNLEDLELATNAAKGTPVFIGSGADEDNIGQLIQAANGVIVASSLKRHGSINEAIDPIRVSAFIEAMDEGLKAKQTKSAVVDVPSGTKSVIC from the coding sequence GTGGATTTATTTCAAACTTTTCAGACCCATAATCCTGTCATCGGCGTTGTACACCTTCTACCATTGCCAACTTCGGCCCGTTGGGGAGGTAATCTCACCGCTGTCATTGAACGGGCGGAACAGGAGGCCACAGCCCTTGCCGCTGGGGGGGTAGATGGCATTATTGTGGAAAACTTTTTCGATGCCCCTTTTCCCAAGCAAAAAGTAGATCCGGCGGTGGTCAGTGCCATGACCTTAATTGTCGATCGCCTGCAAAATTTGGTTGTAGCTCCGGTGGGCATTAATGTTTTGCGTAACGATGCCCACAGTGCCTTGGCGATCGCCAGTTGTGTGGGGGCAAAATTTATCCGGGTTAACGTGCTTACGGGGGTTATGGCCACGGATCAAGGGTTGATTGAAGGCAATGCCCACGAACTGTTGCGCTATCGGCGGGAATTGGGCAGCGACGTGGCTATCCTAGCCGATGTACTAGTCAAGCATGCCCGTCCCCTGGGCACCCCCAATTTAACCACCGCCGTCACCGACACCATTGAACGGGGTTTGGCCGACGGCATTATCCTCTCCGGTTGGGCCACGGGCAGTCCTCCCAATCTAGAAGATTTAGAGCTGGCCACCAACGCCGCCAAAGGCACCCCAGTTTTCATTGGTAGTGGTGCAGATGAGGACAATATTGGCCAATTAATCCAGGCGGCCAACGGGGTAATTGTGGCTAGTTCCCTCAAACGCCACGGCAGTATTAACGAAGCTATTGATCCGATTCGGGTGTCCGCCTTCATTGAAGCCATGGATGAGGGATTGAAAGCCAAGCAAACTAAATCCGCCGTGGTAGATGTTCCCAGTGGGACAAAGTCAGTGATTTGTTAA
- a CDS encoding FAD-dependent oxidoreductase, giving the protein MAKKLLLVGGGHSHALVLKHWSRHPLGNLELVLVSDGEQTPYSGMLPGHVAGFYSYAESHIDLPSLCASAGAEFINDRAIAVDPEQNLLTTEQGRQLSFDCLSLDIGSTPFIDDIAGAEYGIPAKPVPQFLAAWQALLEKIDQSRPEKFILAIAGGGAGGIELAFNLQARLAQLFPAMVLDIQIWQRGATLLPHHSVQGRKIIGNLLTKKNISVLPNHPVTAIEPEFSPHDNPLNPLLRYKLWSNDHSKSVNAVFLVTQASPAPWLCQSGLRLDDRGFVLIKPTLQSCSHGHIFAAGDVATMKKYPRPKAGVFAVRQGKPLFENLQRSLTHKPLKAFIPQSQYLSLLGTGDGRAMALWGPLASHGRCWWWLKDYIDRRFMYGFVGKIRGDQKLKPW; this is encoded by the coding sequence ATGGCCAAGAAACTACTGCTGGTGGGGGGAGGCCATAGCCATGCTTTGGTGCTGAAACACTGGAGCCGTCATCCCTTAGGCAATTTAGAACTGGTCTTGGTGAGTGATGGGGAGCAAACGCCCTATTCCGGTATGTTGCCGGGGCATGTGGCGGGTTTTTATTCCTACGCGGAAAGTCATATTGATTTACCCAGCCTCTGTGCCTCAGCGGGGGCTGAGTTTATCAACGATAGGGCGATCGCCGTTGACCCGGAGCAGAATTTATTGACCACGGAACAGGGAAGACAGTTAAGTTTTGATTGCCTTTCCCTAGACATTGGTAGCACTCCGTTTATCGACGATATTGCTGGGGCGGAGTATGGCATCCCCGCTAAGCCCGTACCCCAATTTTTGGCCGCTTGGCAAGCTCTGTTGGAGAAGATTGACCAGAGTCGACCGGAAAAATTTATTTTGGCGATCGCCGGGGGTGGGGCAGGGGGAATAGAGTTAGCGTTTAATCTACAAGCTCGTTTGGCTCAACTTTTCCCTGCCATGGTCTTAGATATACAAATTTGGCAACGGGGAGCGACCCTGCTACCGCACCACAGTGTCCAAGGGAGAAAAATAATTGGAAATTTGTTGACCAAGAAAAATATTTCTGTGTTACCGAATCACCCCGTCACCGCTATAGAGCCAGAGTTTTCCCCCCATGACAATCCATTAAATCCATTACTCCGGTATAAACTCTGGAGTAATGACCATAGCAAGTCAGTTAATGCTGTGTTTCTAGTGACCCAGGCTAGCCCGGCCCCTTGGTTATGCCAATCCGGTTTAAGGCTGGATGACCGGGGGTTTGTGTTGATTAAACCGACTTTACAAAGCTGTTCCCATGGACATATTTTTGCCGCGGGGGACGTGGCCACCATGAAAAAATATCCTCGACCCAAGGCAGGGGTTTTTGCGGTGCGCCAGGGAAAGCCTCTCTTTGAAAATTTACAGAGATCCCTTACCCACAAACCGCTGAAAGCATTTATTCCCCAATCTCAGTATTTAAGTCTACTCGGTACAGGGGATGGCAGGGCCATGGCCCTTTGGGGACCACTGGCAAGCCACGGTCGATGCTGGTGGTGGCTAAAGGACTACATTGACCGCCGCTTTATGTACGGTTTCGTAGGAAAGATCCGGGGAGACCAGAAACTTAAGCCATGGTGA
- a CDS encoding RluA family pseudouridine synthase, whose protein sequence is MSTSFNKGWLYTDVVTAKGSGQTVLDFYSQRYTHSDRQTWQERIESGQIQVDGHSVKTSHPLQLGQTLTYWRSPWAEPEVPLQLPILYRDEDLWAIDKPAGLPVLPGGDFVYNTVLEQLKIQYPQESLFPLHRLGTGTSGLLLLGRSPLARQELSRQFREHVCRKIYRTLIGPCTLPEQFECHQAIGKIPYPQLGYIYAATPNGKESHSYGKILARSADKTWLEVEITTGRPHQIRIHLASLGYPLLGDRLYGPGGVPIVRATTARPSDGGYILHSHQLGFIHPRSHQKLTLTAPLPSDLTFSRQMAKE, encoded by the coding sequence TTGAGTACTAGTTTTAATAAGGGTTGGCTCTACACTGATGTGGTCACCGCCAAAGGGTCCGGGCAGACGGTGCTGGATTTTTACAGCCAACGCTACACCCATTCCGATCGCCAAACTTGGCAAGAACGCATTGAATCCGGGCAAATTCAAGTGGACGGCCATTCCGTCAAAACCAGTCACCCATTGCAGTTGGGACAAACCCTCACCTATTGGCGATCGCCCTGGGCGGAACCGGAAGTACCTTTGCAATTACCAATTTTGTATCGAGATGAAGATCTCTGGGCCATTGATAAGCCAGCGGGATTGCCGGTGTTACCGGGGGGAGATTTTGTTTACAACACCGTTTTAGAACAACTAAAAATTCAGTATCCCCAGGAGTCGTTATTTCCCCTCCATCGTCTGGGCACTGGTACTTCGGGGCTTTTATTACTGGGTCGTTCCCCCCTGGCCCGTCAGGAGCTTAGCCGTCAGTTTCGGGAACACGTTTGCCGCAAAATTTACCGTACCCTCATTGGCCCCTGTACCTTGCCTGAACAATTTGAATGTCACCAGGCGATCGGCAAAATTCCCTACCCCCAACTGGGATACATCTACGCCGCCACCCCCAATGGTAAGGAGTCCCACAGCTATGGCAAAATCCTGGCTCGATCTGCAGATAAAACCTGGCTAGAGGTGGAAATTACCACTGGTCGACCGCACCAAATTCGCATTCATCTGGCTAGTTTAGGCTACCCCTTACTTGGCGATCGCCTCTACGGCCCCGGAGGAGTGCCCATTGTTCGCGCAACCACTGCCAGGCCCAGTGATGGGGGTTACATTCTGCATAGCCACCAACTGGGCTTTATCCATCCCCGTAGTCACCAAAAATTAACCTTGACTGCTCCTTTGCCCTCGGATTTGACATTTAGCCGCCAAATGGCCAAGGAGTAG
- a CDS encoding CDGSH iron-sulfur domain-containing protein — protein MTQPTIADTKPVVMELEAGDYYWCTCGNSANQPFCDGKHKGTEFTLQKFTLEEKKKVALCLCKHTNNPPFCDGAHAKL, from the coding sequence ATGACTCAACCTACAATTGCTGACACCAAACCCGTAGTTATGGAACTAGAAGCTGGGGATTATTATTGGTGCACCTGCGGTAATTCGGCCAATCAACCTTTTTGCGATGGCAAACATAAAGGCACGGAGTTTACCCTCCAAAAGTTCACCCTGGAGGAAAAAAAGAAGGTTGCCCTCTGTCTTTGCAAACACACAAATAACCCTCCCTTTTGTGATGGGGCCCACGCCAAACTTTAA